One part of the Bacteroidota bacterium genome encodes these proteins:
- a CDS encoding gamma carbonic anhydrase family protein, with the protein MALIKPVKGISPKFGSNCYLAENCTVVGDVVMGDDCSVWFNAVVRGDVHYIRIGNKVNIQDGAIIHCTYQKAPTTIGNNVSIGHNAIVHGCTVHDNVLIGMGAIVMDHCEIGSNSIIAAGAVVLENTKVEPGSVYAGVPAKKVKNINPELQKGEIERIANNYVMYSGWFK; encoded by the coding sequence ATGGCTCTGATAAAACCCGTAAAAGGAATTTCTCCGAAGTTCGGAAGCAATTGTTACCTGGCAGAAAACTGCACCGTTGTTGGCGATGTGGTGATGGGTGATGACTGTTCGGTTTGGTTCAATGCCGTGGTGCGTGGCGATGTTCATTATATAAGAATAGGAAACAAAGTGAACATACAGGACGGAGCCATTATTCACTGCACCTATCAGAAAGCCCCGACAACTATCGGAAACAATGTGAGCATCGGGCATAACGCCATTGTGCACGGCTGCACGGTGCATGATAACGTGCTCATCGGCATGGGCGCCATTGTGATGGACCATTGCGAAATAGGAAGCAATTCAATTATTGCTGCAGGCGCGGTGGTGCTTGAAAATACGAAAGTGGAACCGGGCTCGGTATATGCCGGAGTTCCTGCAAAAAAAGTAAAAAACATTAATCCCGAACTTCAGAAAGGAGAAATTGAACGCATTGCAAATAATTATGTAATGTATTCGGGTTGGTTTAAATAA
- a CDS encoding gliding motility-associated C-terminal domain-containing protein yields the protein MNSARLLFTFYLLFFTFYLSFAQRGKDGAKVISTANNVVNEYTTLTANAAAGATAIAVASGTLNANGRFPGNLAAGDLLLLIQIQGAEINGVPPFPGPPSWSTFSEPRDSTWGYVLNYHECGNWEFAEVYSISGTTITLDCPLTNTYTAAGRVLVVRVPRYSSLTVNGGGSITCDPWNGSIGGVCAMEVQNNTTINAGGSIDVTGKGFRSELLEDSAAYGIGPDISASLLQSWGAEKGEGIAGYAVDYDIYGGRYCRGAGANSGGGGNGHNAGGGGGANGGNPLLWNGHGNPDNSIAGWTTAWNLQWPGFSANTSSGGGQGGYSFSNANKNPTTTPPNNTSWTGDNRNAVGGYGGRPLDYSTGRLFLGGAGGSGDQNDNEGGKGGTGGALIYLMNYGTISGAGQFISNGTNGTNSSGTPAATSYAGTDGSGGGGAGGTVLINSVGTISGISITANGGKGGNQAITKGAFYVSNGGKVYEAEGPGGGGGGGYIGFSNGAPAAAAAGGANGTTNSDALTLFPPNGATIGGAGTTNGTLTNFIINAPNVTICAGQSATLTATLSGTVPNGTTIIWYDQLVAGNTLGTGNTYTTSVLTAGTYTYYVGTCPGTYHQPVIVTVTSSPLVSAGPDVTICNGGNTTLAASGGSAYVWSPSTGLNNPNISNPVATPASTTTYICTVTTSCGNANDTVIVTVNSSLSASISGNLTICSGGNTTLTASGGNNYLWNNSATTSSIVVSPTATTTYSVTVTNGSCSSTTSATVIVSSTITASISGNLTICTGGNTTLTASGGNNYSWNNSATTSSIVVSPTVTTTYSVTVSNGNCSSTTSVTVIISSSITASVSGNLTICSGGSSTLTASGGNSFSWSTNATTSSIVVSPTATTTYSVTVTNGSCSSTTSVTVNVSSNLTATISGNNKLCSGGSNTLTASGGSNFSWSTGSTSSAIVISSAGNYSVTVSSGNCSSTTSFTVTNNPPISTTFTVNAINCGSSNGSIQSGTSGGTPGYTYSWNPTGQTNATATGLNAGGNYTLTVTDAIGCTHTATVNLTALNSPFASVSGNTLLCTGDATTLTAGGGTTYSWSTGSTATSIALTPTATSTYTLVAYTGNCTDTALVTVQVSPPPTASVASNTTVCIGSSATLTAGGNGTYSWNTGQTSSSIVVSPTSNSTYSVIVTIGSCSDSASATVSVIPTPTAAVTSNPASSTICGGDAITLTASGGNSYVWNNGATTASITVTPAATSTYTVSASNGFCTDTQTVTVFVLPPPVAGITGNTNICQGDSATLTATGGSGGTYLWNTGATTQTINTSASGTYSVVVTVGSCSDAASAVLNVNPLPTATVTPSFTIIEGESTTLTGGTGATYLWNTGENGASITVSPNATTHYCITVFDANGCRDSACMTLTVELCTGTPYLPTAFSPNGDGENDSLQLYYGIPKCITSFHLSIYNRWGEKVYETLDPIFRWSGIYNSGLLQNTQKGGTEVFAFYMDIVIANGTSISKKGNISLVR from the coding sequence TTGAATAGCGCTCGCTTACTTTTTACTTTTTACCTTTTATTTTTTACTTTTTACCTCTCCTTCGCCCAGCGCGGGAAAGACGGAGCCAAAGTAATTTCTACTGCTAATAATGTAGTAAACGAATATACCACGCTCACTGCAAATGCAGCAGCAGGCGCCACCGCCATTGCAGTTGCCAGCGGCACGCTGAATGCCAACGGAAGATTTCCCGGCAACCTTGCTGCCGGAGATTTGCTCCTGCTCATTCAAATTCAGGGAGCCGAAATCAACGGAGTTCCTCCTTTTCCCGGCCCTCCTTCGTGGAGCACTTTCAGCGAACCGCGGGACAGCACCTGGGGCTACGTTCTCAATTACCACGAATGCGGCAACTGGGAATTTGCCGAAGTATACAGCATCAGCGGAACCACCATCACGCTCGACTGCCCGCTGACAAATACGTATACCGCTGCGGGAAGAGTGCTGGTGGTGCGCGTGCCCCGCTATTCATCGCTCACCGTAAACGGTGGCGGCTCCATTACCTGCGACCCGTGGAACGGAAGCATAGGCGGAGTATGCGCCATGGAAGTTCAGAACAATACCACCATTAATGCGGGCGGCAGCATTGATGTAACAGGAAAAGGATTCCGCTCGGAACTTTTAGAGGACTCCGCTGCTTATGGAATAGGACCTGATATAAGCGCTTCCCTGCTTCAATCATGGGGCGCAGAAAAAGGAGAAGGCATAGCAGGATATGCAGTTGATTACGATATATACGGAGGCAGGTATTGCAGGGGCGCTGGCGCAAACAGTGGCGGAGGAGGAAACGGGCATAATGCAGGAGGAGGCGGAGGAGCCAACGGAGGAAATCCTCTTTTATGGAACGGACATGGAAACCCCGATAACTCGATTGCCGGATGGACCACCGCATGGAATCTTCAGTGGCCCGGATTTTCCGCCAACACTTCTTCGGGAGGCGGTCAGGGAGGATATTCTTTTTCAAACGCCAATAAAAATCCAACCACTACCCCTCCCAACAACACCAGTTGGACAGGCGACAACAGAAATGCTGTTGGCGGTTATGGAGGAAGACCACTCGATTATTCCACCGGCAGATTATTTCTCGGAGGCGCTGGCGGCTCAGGCGACCAGAATGACAACGAAGGAGGAAAGGGAGGAACCGGTGGCGCATTGATTTACCTGATGAACTACGGAACCATTTCAGGCGCAGGGCAATTTATATCAAACGGAACGAACGGAACCAATTCATCCGGCACTCCCGCAGCCACCAGTTATGCAGGAACCGATGGCTCAGGCGGAGGCGGAGCAGGAGGAACCGTTCTCATAAATTCTGTTGGAACCATTTCCGGAATATCCATCACAGCCAATGGAGGCAAAGGAGGCAACCAGGCAATTACCAAAGGAGCGTTCTATGTTTCAAACGGAGGAAAAGTGTACGAAGCCGAAGGACCCGGAGGCGGTGGCGGTGGCGGATACATTGGTTTTTCAAATGGCGCTCCCGCAGCCGCTGCTGCCGGAGGTGCCAACGGAACCACCAACTCAGATGCGCTGACATTATTTCCTCCGAACGGAGCCACCATAGGAGGAGCCGGAACAACTAACGGAACGCTTACCAACTTTATCATAAACGCCCCGAATGTTACCATTTGCGCAGGGCAGAGCGCCACGCTCACCGCCACGCTAAGCGGAACGGTTCCCAACGGAACCACTATTATCTGGTACGACCAATTAGTGGCAGGCAACACACTCGGCACCGGAAACACGTACACCACTTCGGTTCTCACGGCAGGAACGTATACTTATTACGTAGGAACCTGCCCCGGCACCTATCACCAGCCGGTGATTGTTACGGTAACTTCTTCCCCGCTTGTTTCTGCGGGACCTGATGTTACTATTTGCAATGGCGGAAACACCACGCTTGCCGCTTCGGGCGGAAGCGCGTACGTTTGGTCGCCTTCCACCGGGCTGAATAATCCGAACATCTCAAACCCGGTTGCGACTCCGGCTTCCACCACTACCTATATTTGCACCGTTACCACTTCCTGCGGAAACGCGAATGATACGGTGATAGTAACCGTGAATTCTTCTCTCAGCGCTTCCATTTCAGGAAACCTTACCATTTGTTCCGGTGGAAATACAACGCTCACCGCTTCGGGAGGAAATAATTATTTGTGGAACAACAGCGCCACCACTTCTTCCATTGTGGTTTCTCCTACGGCTACCACCACTTACTCGGTTACGGTTACCAACGGAAGTTGCTCGAGCACCACCAGCGCAACAGTAATTGTGAGTTCAACTATTACCGCATCCATCTCAGGAAATCTTACCATTTGCACGGGAGGAAACACCACGCTCACCGCTTCGGGCGGAAATAATTATTCGTGGAACAACAGCGCCACCACTTCTTCCATTGTGGTTTCTCCGACAGTAACCACTACTTACTCCGTTACAGTTTCAAACGGAAACTGCTCAAGCACCACGAGCGTAACGGTAATCATCAGTTCAAGTATCACGGCATCTGTTTCGGGCAATCTTACCATTTGTTCCGGTGGAAGTTCAACGCTCACCGCTTCGGGAGGAAATAGTTTTTCGTGGAGTACGAATGCCACCACTTCTTCCATTGTGGTTTCTCCCACTGCAACCACCACTTATTCCGTTACGGTTACCAATGGAAGTTGCTCGAGCACTACCAGCGTAACGGTGAATGTGAGTTCAAACCTCACGGCAACCATTTCAGGAAACAACAAACTTTGTTCGGGCGGAAGCAATACACTCACCGCTTCAGGCGGAAGCAATTTCTCGTGGAGCACCGGCTCCACTTCTTCTGCCATTGTAATATCTTCGGCAGGAAATTATTCGGTAACGGTTTCATCGGGGAACTGTTCCTCCACCACTTCGTTTACGGTTACCAATAATCCGCCCATCAGCACCACTTTCACTGTGAATGCAATTAATTGCGGTTCTTCGAACGGCTCCATTCAGTCGGGCACTTCGGGCGGAACTCCGGGCTATACGTATTCGTGGAATCCAACCGGGCAGACAAATGCCACTGCAACGGGACTGAATGCCGGAGGAAATTATACGCTCACCGTGACAGATGCCATTGGCTGCACGCATACCGCCACTGTAAATCTTACAGCGCTCAATTCTCCCTTTGCTTCTGTTTCGGGAAACACATTGCTTTGCACCGGAGATGCCACCACGCTTACGGCAGGGGGAGGAACTACCTATTCGTGGAGCACGGGCTCAACGGCAACCAGCATTGCATTAACCCCAACGGCAACTTCCACCTACACGCTTGTTGCTTATACCGGCAACTGCACCGATACCGCTTTGGTAACAGTGCAGGTTTCACCCCCACCCACAGCGTCTGTGGCAAGCAACACAACGGTTTGCATCGGCTCTTCGGCAACGCTTACGGCAGGAGGCAATGGAACTTATTCGTGGAACACGGGGCAAACTTCTTCTTCCATTGTGGTTTCGCCCACATCTAATTCTACTTATTCAGTTATTGTAACCATCGGCTCCTGCTCTGACAGCGCTTCGGCAACTGTTTCTGTAATTCCAACTCCCACGGCAGCCGTTACAAGCAATCCTGCTTCCTCCACCATTTGCGGAGGCGATGCTATTACGCTCACCGCTTCGGGAGGAAATTCTTATGTATGGAATAACGGTGCCACCACAGCCAGCATCACGGTAACACCTGCCGCAACTTCCACGTACACGGTAAGCGCCAGCAACGGATTTTGTACCGACACGCAAACGGTAACGGTGTTTGTTCTGCCCCCGCCTGTGGCAGGCATAACGGGAAACACAAACATTTGCCAGGGCGACAGCGCCACGCTCACCGCCACCGGAGGCAGCGGAGGAACGTATTTATGGAACACAGGCGCCACCACGCAAACGATTAATACCTCCGCATCGGGAACTTATTCGGTGGTGGTAACGGTTGGCTCGTGCAGCGATGCGGCTTCGGCTGTTCTGAATGTAAATCCACTTCCCACCGCAACCGTCACTCCCAGTTTTACCATTATAGAAGGCGAAAGCACCACGCTCACCGGAGGAACAGGAGCGACCTATTTATGGAACACCGGAGAAAACGGGGCGAGCATCACTGTTTCCCCGAATGCAACCACCCATTACTGCATTACCGTGTTTGACGCCAACGGCTGCCGGGATTCCGCCTGCATGACGCTCACGGTTGAACTTTGCACCGGCACTCCCTACCTGCCCACTGCTTTCTCACCAAACGGTGACGGAGAAAATGATTCGCTGCAACTCTATTACGGCATTCCCAAGTGCATTACTTCTTTTCATCTTTCCATTTATAACCGCTGGGGAGAAAAAGTATATGAAACCCTCGACCCTATTTTCCGGTGGAGCGGAATTTATAACAGCGGCTTGCTGCAAAACACGCAGAAAGGCGGAACGGAGGTGTTTGCTTTTTACATGGATATTGTAATTGCCAACGGAACGAGCATTTCCAAAAAAGGAAATATCAGTTTGGTCAGGTAG
- the mutL gene encoding DNA mismatch repair endonuclease MutL, with amino-acid sequence MPDIINLLPDSVANQIAAGEVIQRPASAVKELLENSIDAKSADIKLIIKDAGRTLIQIIDNGIGMSETDARMCFERHATSKIKSADDLFHIKTMGFRGEAMASIAGVTQVELKTKRSEDQLGTQITIEGSELKSQMQCACAKGTSISVKNLFFNVPARRNFLKSDSVELRHIIEEFQRVAIAHPEISFSLHHNNSELFHLEKGTLRQRLVGIFGDTYNPRLVPVEENTTIVNVTGFIGKPEFARKTRGEQFFFVNNRFIRSSYLHHAVQNAYDQLLPNDSFPSYFLNMEIDPKAIDVNIHPTKTEIKFEDERSVYTIIRAAVKQSLGKYNIAPSLDFEQEVAIELPPPKSREEVLMNPPKISINKNYNPFREEEKKEERKKTFTYFDSPAKDFSQEIEIEIKKETEVQTEFNIEGEKSTKTSAYQLHSKYILAHIKTGMIVIDQQAAHERILYEKYFELVDKQKGTSQQQLFPQTLEFSASDAVVVKELHRELHGLGFDINEFGKNTFIVHGIPADIAGQNVFELLEKLIEDYKSSQGGKSQLKEAKKEIVAKAMAKNLSIKPGVELSKEEMSHMVDELFACAMPYSSPSGKPTLITIPLEDLEKRFRK; translated from the coding sequence ATGCCTGACATAATAAATCTTTTACCCGATTCCGTTGCCAACCAGATTGCGGCAGGCGAAGTCATTCAGCGCCCGGCATCGGCAGTGAAAGAGCTTTTGGAAAATTCCATTGACGCGAAAAGCGCGGACATAAAACTTATCATCAAAGACGCGGGCAGAACTTTAATTCAGATTATTGATAACGGCATCGGCATGAGTGAAACAGATGCGCGCATGTGTTTTGAACGCCACGCCACGAGTAAAATAAAATCAGCAGACGATTTGTTTCACATTAAGACGATGGGCTTTCGCGGAGAAGCAATGGCTTCCATTGCCGGTGTTACGCAGGTGGAATTGAAAACCAAACGAAGCGAAGACCAGCTCGGCACACAGATAACTATTGAAGGCAGCGAACTGAAATCTCAAATGCAATGCGCCTGCGCGAAAGGAACGAGCATCAGCGTGAAAAATCTTTTCTTCAATGTTCCAGCGCGAAGAAATTTTTTGAAATCCGATTCGGTGGAACTGCGCCACATCATTGAAGAATTTCAGCGCGTGGCAATCGCTCATCCTGAAATTTCTTTTTCGCTTCATCACAACAACTCTGAACTTTTTCATCTGGAAAAAGGAACGCTGCGCCAGCGGCTCGTAGGAATCTTTGGAGATACTTATAATCCGCGTTTGGTTCCGGTGGAAGAAAATACAACCATCGTGAATGTAACGGGCTTCATCGGCAAGCCGGAGTTCGCGCGCAAGACGAGAGGCGAGCAATTTTTTTTCGTGAACAACCGCTTCATCCGCAGTTCGTATTTGCATCACGCGGTTCAGAATGCGTATGACCAATTATTGCCCAATGATTCTTTTCCTTCGTATTTTCTGAATATGGAAATTGACCCGAAGGCGATTGATGTGAACATTCATCCCACAAAAACGGAAATCAAGTTTGAAGACGAGCGTTCGGTTTATACGATTATCCGCGCTGCGGTGAAACAATCGCTTGGCAAATACAACATTGCTCCTTCGCTCGACTTCGAACAGGAAGTAGCGATTGAACTTCCTCCGCCAAAATCCCGCGAAGAAGTTTTAATGAACCCTCCGAAAATTTCCATCAATAAAAATTACAATCCGTTTAGGGAGGAAGAAAAGAAAGAAGAAAGGAAAAAAACTTTTACTTATTTTGATTCGCCTGCAAAAGATTTTTCCCAAGAGATAGAGATAGAAATAAAAAAAGAAACAGAAGTTCAAACGGAATTTAATATTGAAGGAGAAAAATCTACAAAGACCTCCGCGTATCAATTGCACAGCAAATATATTCTCGCACATATAAAAACCGGAATGATTGTGATTGACCAGCAGGCAGCGCACGAGCGGATTCTCTATGAAAAATATTTTGAACTGGTGGACAAACAAAAAGGAACTTCGCAGCAGCAGTTGTTTCCGCAAACGCTGGAGTTTTCCGCCAGCGATGCGGTGGTGGTAAAAGAATTGCACCGCGAACTGCACGGGCTCGGTTTTGATATTAATGAATTCGGAAAAAATACTTTTATCGTGCACGGAATTCCCGCAGATATTGCCGGGCAAAATGTTTTTGAACTGCTGGAAAAACTGATTGAAGATTATAAATCATCGCAGGGTGGAAAATCACAATTGAAAGAGGCGAAGAAAGAAATTGTAGCGAAAGCAATGGCAAAAAATCTTTCCATCAAACCGGGCGTGGAACTTTCGAAAGAAGAAATGAGCCACATGGTGGATGAGTTGTTTGCGTGCGCCATGCCCTACTCTTCTCCTTCGGGAAAACCAACGCTGATTACAATTCCGCTGGAAGATTTGGAAAAAAGATTCAGAAAATAA